In the Flavobacterium pallidum genome, one interval contains:
- a CDS encoding glyoxalase, translating to MSARDQFLTAFRGEMQGTVNAQSSADELFQNETLRPILKLQNDLFLEVFRNYITKSKTDFYHFSVEKKLHFIEHSIQRDIKFRNSLKGIVIALFTAEEYIRYIQNSSDLNKRMMSMLIERLKNQVQLFELQV from the coding sequence ATGAGCGCAAGAGACCAATTCCTGACCGCATTCCGGGGTGAAATGCAGGGAACCGTGAACGCACAATCGTCGGCCGATGAGCTTTTCCAGAACGAAACCTTAAGGCCCATACTGAAACTCCAGAACGATCTTTTTTTGGAAGTTTTCCGGAATTACATCACCAAAAGCAAAACCGATTTCTATCATTTCAGCGTCGAAAAGAAACTTCATTTTATCGAGCACAGCATACAGCGTGACATCAAGTTCAGGAATTCGCTTAAAGGCATCGTCATCGCGCTTTTCACTGCAGAGGAATACATCCGCTATATTCAGAACTCTTCAGACTTAAATAAACGTATGATGTCAATGCTCATCGAAAGGCTGAAAAACCAGGTACAGTTATTTGAACTGCAGGTTTAA
- a CDS encoding esterase family protein, whose protein sequence is MKEEYFKWYSPNLSREIEMLVFGHAGYPVILFPTSMGSYHENRDQGLIESAQWYIEQGLIQIFCPGSIDKDSFYNKKIHPVHRIQNHGWYDKMICHEIVERVRNNTPAGKVAMAGCSFGGFHAANFAFRHPGYVSHMFSMSGAFSIKSFMDGFHNDDVFFNSPEDYLYGLNDHELWNMDIVLGTSNLDVCLDSNLKLSKVLSSRDVDHWLDIRRDRMHDWPVWREMFPHYLSRIKFK, encoded by the coding sequence ATGAAAGAAGAATATTTTAAATGGTATTCCCCAAACCTGAGCCGTGAAATTGAAATGCTTGTTTTCGGGCATGCCGGATATCCCGTAATCCTCTTTCCGACCTCCATGGGAAGCTATCATGAAAACCGCGACCAGGGATTGATTGAATCTGCCCAATGGTATATCGAGCAGGGGCTGATCCAGATTTTCTGCCCGGGAAGCATCGATAAGGACAGTTTTTACAACAAGAAGATTCATCCCGTACACCGGATCCAGAACCATGGCTGGTATGACAAAATGATCTGCCATGAAATCGTGGAGCGCGTCAGGAACAATACTCCAGCGGGCAAGGTGGCTATGGCAGGTTGCAGTTTCGGCGGGTTCCATGCGGCCAATTTTGCTTTCCGCCACCCGGGTTATGTAAGCCACATGTTTTCGATGAGCGGCGCTTTCAGTATCAAAAGCTTCATGGATGGTTTTCACAATGATGACGTATTTTTTAACAGCCCTGAAGATTACCTGTACGGATTAAATGACCATGAACTCTGGAACATGGACATCGTATTGGGAACGTCCAACCTGGATGTCTGCCTGGATTCCAACCTGAAGTTGAGTAAAGTCCTGAGCAGCCGTGATGTTGATCACTGGCTCGATATCCGCAGGGACCGCATGCACGACTGGCCGGTCTGGCGCGAAATGTTTCCGCACTATTTATCAAGAATCAAATTCAAATAA
- a CDS encoding ATP-grasp domain-containing protein, whose amino-acid sequence MKKIGILFGMEDTFPQAFIDKVNSKGEKGIVAEAVSIDKVVQNKGGEYAVIIDRISQDVPFYRAYLKNAALTGTNVINNPFWWSADDKFFNNCLADTLGVPLPNTVILPSAEHPTDTTGKSFRNLAYPMDWESIFNYIGFPAYMKPYAGGGWKNVYRLENKEEFWEKHRETGQLVMLLQEEIVFESYFRVYCLGGKAVRIMPYEPRNPHHLRYVVENPVTDKKLLATIKDYTLRLCKGLGYDFNTVEFAVRDGIPYAIDFGNPAPDAEYTSVGQENFDWVVEEAAKMAIAAAKKHKDGQMNLTWGTFIKDSAAAAK is encoded by the coding sequence ATGAAAAAAATCGGAATACTATTTGGGATGGAAGACACTTTCCCGCAGGCTTTTATAGACAAAGTGAATTCAAAAGGTGAAAAAGGCATTGTTGCCGAAGCCGTTTCGATTGACAAGGTCGTACAGAACAAAGGTGGCGAATATGCCGTAATCATCGACAGGATTTCACAGGATGTGCCTTTTTACAGGGCATACCTTAAAAATGCCGCACTGACAGGAACCAACGTCATCAACAATCCATTCTGGTGGAGCGCCGATGATAAATTCTTCAACAATTGCCTTGCAGATACGTTGGGTGTGCCCTTACCAAATACCGTGATCCTGCCTTCTGCGGAACATCCAACCGATACTACGGGGAAATCATTCCGCAACCTTGCCTACCCTATGGATTGGGAATCAATCTTCAATTATATTGGATTCCCGGCGTATATGAAACCGTATGCGGGTGGCGGGTGGAAAAATGTGTATCGCCTGGAAAATAAGGAAGAGTTTTGGGAAAAGCATCGTGAAACCGGTCAATTGGTGATGTTGTTACAGGAAGAAATTGTTTTCGAATCGTATTTCCGGGTGTATTGCCTTGGCGGAAAAGCCGTAAGGATTATGCCGTATGAACCAAGGAATCCGCACCATTTGAGATATGTTGTGGAAAACCCGGTGACTGATAAAAAGTTACTGGCTACTATTAAGGATTATACGCTCAGGCTGTGCAAAGGTTTGGGTTATGATTTCAACACGGTGGAATTTGCCGTACGCGATGGCATTCCGTACGCGATTGATTTCGGGAATCCGGCGCCGGATGCGGAATACACTTCTGTTGGGCAGGAAAATTTCGACTGGGTTGTTGAAGAAGCCGCAAAGATGGCGATTGCAGCCGCCAAAAAGCACAAAGACGGGCAAATGAACCTGACGTGGGGTACTTTCATCAAGGATTCCGCGGCCGCAGCGAAATAA
- a CDS encoding carboxylate-amine ligase, which produces MKRKLPVFTLGVEEEYQIIDPESRDLRSHLSKIVDGAKIFLNEQVKAEMHQSVVEVGTNICKSVKEAKDEIQHLRGKIVELADKQNLVVGGAGTHPFSRWQDQPITDDPRYHNIVNELQDAARSNLIFGMHCHVGIENREIGLQLMNQACYFLPHIFALSTNSPFWEGRKTGYKSFRTKVFDKFPRTGLPEYFDSVSAYDNYLETLVKTNCIDNPKKIWWDLRLHPFYDTIEFRICDMSLTVEETMCIVALIQAIVAKLYKLTMQNTSFNIYRLALIKENKFRAARYGIDNHMIDFGLQKEVETKMLILELLEFVDDVVDELGSRDDINYVHEIMKNGTGADKQLAVYEQNNGDFTKVVDFITSEFTKGL; this is translated from the coding sequence ATGAAAAGAAAATTACCCGTTTTTACACTCGGAGTTGAAGAAGAATACCAGATTATCGATCCGGAATCAAGGGATTTACGATCGCACCTGTCGAAAATTGTAGATGGTGCCAAGATTTTCCTGAACGAGCAGGTCAAGGCCGAAATGCACCAGTCTGTCGTCGAAGTGGGTACGAATATCTGTAAAAGCGTCAAGGAAGCGAAAGATGAAATCCAGCATCTGCGCGGGAAAATCGTAGAATTGGCCGACAAGCAAAACCTCGTCGTCGGTGGTGCCGGAACACATCCATTTTCGCGTTGGCAGGACCAGCCAATTACCGATGATCCGCGTTATCACAATATCGTAAATGAATTACAGGATGCCGCTCGCTCGAACCTTATTTTCGGGATGCATTGCCACGTCGGGATTGAAAACCGCGAAATCGGATTGCAACTGATGAACCAGGCGTGTTATTTCCTGCCGCATATTTTTGCGCTTTCGACGAATTCTCCGTTTTGGGAAGGCAGGAAAACCGGTTATAAATCGTTCCGGACAAAGGTTTTTGACAAATTTCCAAGGACAGGGCTTCCGGAATATTTTGATTCGGTTTCTGCTTATGACAATTATCTGGAGACTTTAGTCAAGACCAATTGCATCGACAATCCGAAGAAAATCTGGTGGGATTTAAGGCTGCATCCGTTTTACGATACCATCGAATTCCGCATTTGCGACATGAGCCTGACCGTCGAGGAAACAATGTGTATTGTCGCATTAATCCAGGCTATTGTTGCCAAATTGTATAAGCTGACGATGCAGAATACGAGTTTCAACATTTACAGGCTGGCGTTGATTAAGGAAAATAAATTCCGTGCCGCACGTTATGGTATCGACAACCACATGATTGATTTCGGTTTGCAGAAAGAAGTCGAAACCAAGATGCTGATCCTGGAACTGCTCGAATTTGTTGATGATGTAGTAGATGAATTGGGATCACGCGACGACATCAATTATGTACACGAAATCATGAAAAATGGTACCGGTGCCGACAAACAATTGGCTGTTTATGAACAAAATAACGGTGATTTTACCAAAGTTGTTGATTTTATCACGTCTGAATTTACAAAAGGATTGTAG
- a CDS encoding type 1 glutamine amidotransferase has product MTDQTIKIAILDMYNGEPNQGMRCIIDIINRFSNIVTFKVFDVRGKAEFPDIKKFDIYISTGGPGNPLEGDGIWDKKYFELIDSLTLWNKENEIRKHVLFVCHSFQMACKHFRLAEITKRKSTSFGIMSVHKTADGIDDPLFDGLPNPYYAVDSRDYQVVQPKLEVFSENGAQILSLEKIRDHVDYERAIMAVRFTPYFVGTQFHPEADPISYIANLKNKERRDKIIALKGKSKFRDMLEDLLDEDKIYKTNETVIPNFLRIAINDLMRSKRMLSN; this is encoded by the coding sequence ATGACGGACCAAACGATTAAAATTGCCATTTTAGACATGTATAACGGCGAACCGAACCAGGGAATGCGCTGTATCATTGACATCATCAACCGTTTCAGCAATATTGTTACCTTTAAGGTTTTTGACGTAAGGGGAAAAGCCGAGTTTCCTGATATTAAGAAATTTGACATTTACATTTCTACCGGAGGACCGGGAAATCCCCTGGAAGGCGATGGCATTTGGGATAAGAAATATTTTGAATTGATCGATTCGCTGACGCTTTGGAACAAGGAAAACGAAATCAGGAAACACGTTTTATTCGTTTGCCATTCCTTCCAGATGGCTTGTAAACATTTCAGGCTAGCCGAAATTACGAAAAGAAAATCGACATCATTCGGTATCATGTCCGTGCACAAAACCGCTGATGGTATTGACGACCCGCTTTTTGACGGTTTGCCAAACCCATATTATGCAGTCGATTCCCGCGATTATCAGGTGGTACAGCCAAAGCTTGAAGTATTTTCTGAAAACGGCGCACAAATCCTTTCCCTTGAAAAAATCCGGGACCATGTAGATTATGAAAGGGCGATTATGGCTGTACGTTTTACGCCGTATTTTGTAGGGACACAATTTCATCCTGAAGCCGATCCAATCAGTTATATTGCCAACCTTAAGAACAAGGAACGACGCGATAAGATCATTGCATTGAAAGGAAAATCCAAATTCCGCGACATGCTTGAAGATTTGCTCGATGAAGACAAGATTTACAAAACCAATGAAACGGTAATTCCAAATTTCCTTCGGATTGCCATCAACGACCTCATGCGGAGCAAACGAATGCTTTCGAATTAA
- a CDS encoding CUB domain-containing protein — protein MKATLPFLFALFTAISYGQHKPQNTNNAGTVPAISKSGPKIRINGGSFFASLESQNVSVVSIQNDLNNWLGLSQDHTFKEVSNKKDNLGISHQNFQQFYKNIPVDGSSVMLHSKNGIATSMNGKIIAVEGFEINPVITKPEAKTIALKNLNATKLLHEYPVDLVLMKITKDQKQQTKLAFKVRIDASDPIQMTHVFVDAISGEVLQKINLIAQIDEPGTGQTLYRGQKSITVDSHQGAFRLRESARNIETYDAASATFSDVDGFQNFSDFTSPTSDWLTINPALDVHWGMEKTYDFFLNNFNRHSYDDLGSPIKNFVDGTMAIANTQNNAYALPPPYNVMVYGLGDGIQFTPLVGLDVEGHEFTHMVVQFNGNGGLTYFGESGALNESFADIFGTAIEFSADANGNWTIGEDMVVQSPFYLRSMSDPNSGSTQQPDSYNGTFWKSTSSNFDSGGVHYNSGVQNYWFYLLTEGGTGTNDFGYNFNVPAIGITTALEIAYRNLTTYLPNDATYADARDGSLLAAADLFGASSPEYLAVAEAWLAVNVEGNPTPLCDVITFLTDASGTFSDNSGNSDYLVYTECKWLIAPEGAQQITLDFTTFQTEEDYDFVKIYDGPNQNAPLLGSFSGHNLPPTISTSMGVGAMFIKFTSDDSINDTGWTADYTTLGIPTCTGTTTFTAVSATFDDGSGNGLYGNNQHCDWVIAPPCATFISLSFSEFETESQNDFVLVFDDIEGTHLIATLSGANLPGAVISAIGEMSIRFTTGFSNVMPGFTAAYTSDGNANGNANMILNDSDFGTITDGSEGSNYCNGQNSTWLIQPPQATSVTLQCSEFDIEAAIGNVFTDAFEIYDGTSDADTLLGRFAGNDLPPNITSSGGSMFIKFYSNATISGQGFAATYTSTQASSCSDAIFTNESGSFSDGSTNGNYANNSSCSWLIQPEDANSVTLSFTAFDTESGYDTVTVYDGIDATASVLGIFSGNPLPAEITSTGGNMFVTFNTNTTQRGDGWAASYTSTILGIQENHSGISMHIFPNPNNGKFTITSTLNAELTVSVVDMLGKTILPKHNIKNGNNDIDASQLSSGVYLLHFESDGNYYTEKLIIR, from the coding sequence ATGAAAGCAACGTTACCTTTTCTTTTCGCACTGTTTACAGCGATTTCATACGGTCAGCATAAACCACAAAATACAAATAATGCCGGAACGGTTCCTGCAATTAGTAAATCAGGTCCAAAAATCCGGATTAACGGCGGTTCGTTTTTTGCCAGCCTTGAATCCCAAAATGTAAGTGTCGTCTCCATCCAAAACGACTTAAACAACTGGCTGGGGCTTTCCCAGGACCATACTTTTAAGGAAGTTTCAAATAAGAAAGACAATCTGGGGATTTCACACCAGAATTTTCAACAGTTTTACAAAAACATCCCTGTTGACGGAAGCAGTGTGATGCTGCATTCAAAAAATGGTATTGCCACATCAATGAATGGTAAAATAATTGCTGTGGAAGGTTTTGAAATCAATCCGGTAATCACAAAACCGGAGGCAAAAACTATCGCACTGAAAAACTTAAATGCCACAAAATTGCTACACGAGTATCCGGTTGACCTGGTGCTTATGAAAATAACAAAAGACCAGAAACAGCAGACAAAGCTCGCGTTCAAAGTACGTATCGATGCCAGTGACCCAATACAAATGACCCATGTTTTTGTTGACGCCATATCCGGCGAAGTCCTACAAAAAATCAACCTGATTGCGCAGATCGATGAGCCCGGAACGGGACAAACACTGTATCGTGGACAAAAAAGCATCACGGTCGACAGTCATCAGGGGGCCTTCCGCCTGCGCGAATCGGCAAGGAACATTGAAACATATGATGCCGCAAGCGCCACATTTTCAGATGTTGATGGTTTTCAGAATTTTTCCGATTTTACCAGTCCAACTTCCGATTGGCTTACCATAAATCCGGCGCTCGATGTACATTGGGGAATGGAAAAAACCTACGATTTCTTCCTTAATAATTTCAACAGACACAGCTATGATGATTTAGGAAGCCCGATTAAAAATTTCGTAGATGGAACAATGGCAATAGCAAATACACAAAACAATGCCTATGCCCTGCCACCACCTTATAACGTGATGGTTTATGGATTGGGTGACGGAATTCAATTCACGCCATTGGTTGGGCTCGATGTGGAGGGTCATGAATTTACGCATATGGTGGTACAGTTTAATGGAAATGGCGGGCTCACTTACTTCGGGGAATCGGGTGCTTTGAATGAATCATTTGCAGACATCTTTGGTACAGCCATAGAATTTTCGGCAGATGCGAACGGCAACTGGACAATAGGCGAAGATATGGTCGTCCAATCACCTTTTTACCTGCGCTCCATGTCGGATCCGAATTCCGGATCGACGCAACAACCCGATAGCTACAATGGCACTTTCTGGAAAAGTACTTCCTCAAATTTCGACAGTGGCGGCGTGCATTATAACAGTGGCGTGCAGAATTATTGGTTTTATCTCTTGACCGAAGGTGGAACCGGTACTAATGATTTTGGCTATAATTTTAATGTTCCTGCCATCGGCATTACCACAGCGCTTGAAATTGCATACAGGAACCTTACAACGTATCTTCCAAATGACGCAACTTACGCTGACGCAAGGGATGGTTCATTGCTTGCAGCGGCAGACTTATTCGGAGCGAGCTCCCCTGAATATCTCGCTGTTGCCGAAGCCTGGCTGGCCGTAAATGTGGAAGGGAATCCAACTCCGCTTTGCGATGTCATTACTTTTCTGACCGATGCGTCGGGTACCTTTTCTGACAATAGTGGCAATTCGGATTATCTCGTTTATACGGAATGCAAGTGGCTGATCGCTCCTGAAGGCGCACAGCAAATCACATTGGATTTTACGACTTTCCAGACCGAGGAAGATTACGATTTTGTAAAGATATATGACGGGCCAAATCAAAACGCGCCTCTTTTAGGTAGTTTCTCGGGCCATAATTTACCACCAACGATTTCCACATCAATGGGCGTTGGTGCCATGTTTATAAAATTCACCAGCGATGATTCGATAAACGATACGGGATGGACTGCCGATTATACAACACTTGGCATCCCAACCTGTACGGGAACAACCACATTTACAGCAGTTTCAGCAACATTTGACGATGGTTCCGGAAACGGTCTTTACGGGAACAATCAACATTGCGACTGGGTTATTGCACCACCATGCGCCACCTTTATTTCCCTGTCTTTTTCTGAATTTGAAACTGAATCGCAAAATGATTTTGTTTTGGTTTTTGATGATATTGAGGGCACCCATCTCATCGCTACGTTATCAGGCGCCAATTTACCTGGTGCAGTCATTTCAGCGATAGGGGAAATGTCCATTCGTTTTACAACGGGTTTCAGCAATGTGATGCCGGGATTTACAGCTGCTTATACTTCGGATGGCAATGCCAATGGTAATGCAAATATGATTTTAAATGACAGCGATTTTGGCACTATCACTGATGGAAGTGAAGGAAGTAATTATTGCAACGGGCAAAACTCAACCTGGCTGATCCAGCCACCGCAGGCCACTTCAGTCACGCTACAATGTTCTGAATTTGATATTGAAGCTGCTATCGGAAATGTTTTTACAGATGCATTTGAAATTTATGATGGAACTTCCGATGCTGATACGCTTTTAGGCCGTTTTGCAGGAAATGATTTGCCGCCAAACATTACATCATCCGGAGGAAGTATGTTTATCAAATTTTACAGCAATGCCACGATTTCAGGTCAGGGATTTGCAGCAACTTACACTTCAACACAGGCTTCATCGTGCTCCGATGCCATTTTTACAAACGAAAGCGGTTCATTTTCTGACGGAAGTACCAATGGAAATTACGCCAACAACAGTAGCTGTTCGTGGTTGATCCAGCCTGAAGATGCCAATTCAGTAACATTATCGTTCACAGCATTTGATACCGAAAGCGGGTATGACACCGTAACGGTTTATGACGGAATTGATGCCACAGCCAGTGTTTTAGGGATATTTTCAGGAAATCCATTACCAGCGGAAATCACTTCAACCGGCGGAAATATGTTCGTCACTTTCAATACGAATACTACACAACGCGGTGACGGCTGGGCGGCTTCATACACTTCGACTATTCTCGGAATTCAGGAAAATCATTCAGGCATCAGTATGCATATATTTCCGAATCCAAACAACGGCAAATTTACGATCACTTCAACCCTAAATGCTGAATTGACGGTTTCCGTAGTGGATATGCTTGGGAAAACAATTTTGCCTAAACACAACATCAAAAACGGCAATAATGACATCGACGCTTCACAACTGAGTTCAGGAGTTTACCTGCTCCATTTTGAGTCAGACGGCAATTATTACACTGAAAAACTGATAATCCGTTAA
- a CDS encoding ATP-grasp domain-containing protein, translating into MIPKYRELFNANFSAEKYQEFLDDVASDFDYMPTFRMAETPFFISNELKAQLLEGCNDVIKLIQRDDFKALTEKSLELNTKVPNEDAHTTFLAIDFGICEEDGKVIPKLIEVQGFPSLFNYQPVLFQKFKKHYPFLDELTPFANHISKEEYLGIIDEVIRNGHPKENVILLEIEPEKQNTKIDFYYCRRDLGIPIVCVTELIKEGRQLFYKNDSGEKIRVKRIYNRVIFDELELRKDLNMAFHFSDDLDIEWAGHPNWFFRISKFILPLLKGKYFIETTLLSDLKEIPEDLENYVLKPLFSFSGSGVIFHVKKEDIEAVTEKDLYILQKKVNYIPIIQSPDGKVKTEVRVLYVWKKDDPAPVPVCNLVRLSRGEMIGVKFNKDKDWVGGSVGLFEKENQTI; encoded by the coding sequence ATGATCCCAAAATACCGCGAACTTTTCAATGCAAATTTTTCTGCTGAAAAATATCAGGAGTTCCTTGATGATGTGGCTTCAGATTTTGATTACATGCCGACATTCCGAATGGCAGAAACGCCTTTTTTCATTTCAAATGAATTGAAGGCACAATTGCTTGAAGGCTGTAACGATGTGATTAAACTGATCCAGCGTGACGATTTTAAGGCATTGACCGAGAAATCACTGGAATTGAATACAAAAGTTCCAAATGAAGATGCGCATACTACTTTTTTAGCGATTGATTTTGGAATTTGCGAAGAAGATGGAAAAGTCATCCCAAAGCTGATTGAAGTGCAGGGATTTCCGTCATTGTTTAATTACCAGCCTGTGTTATTCCAGAAGTTTAAGAAACATTATCCTTTTTTGGATGAACTTACGCCGTTTGCAAACCATATTTCAAAAGAAGAATATTTGGGCATTATTGATGAAGTGATCCGTAATGGGCATCCGAAAGAAAACGTCATTTTACTGGAAATTGAGCCTGAAAAGCAAAATACAAAAATTGACTTTTATTACTGCCGGCGCGACCTCGGAATTCCAATCGTTTGTGTCACCGAACTGATTAAGGAAGGCAGGCAGCTTTTCTATAAAAATGATTCCGGTGAGAAAATCCGGGTTAAGCGCATTTACAACCGTGTCATTTTTGACGAACTGGAATTGCGCAAGGATTTAAATATGGCTTTTCATTTTTCAGATGATCTTGATATAGAATGGGCCGGGCATCCGAATTGGTTCTTCCGGATCAGCAAATTTATTTTACCGCTGCTTAAAGGCAAATATTTTATTGAAACGACTTTACTCAGTGATTTAAAAGAGATTCCTGAAGATCTTGAAAATTATGTGCTTAAGCCATTATTTTCTTTTTCAGGAAGCGGTGTTATCTTCCATGTAAAAAAAGAAGATATCGAAGCGGTAACAGAAAAAGACCTTTATATTTTACAGAAAAAAGTCAATTATATTCCCATTATACAATCACCCGATGGGAAAGTAAAAACCGAAGTACGTGTCCTGTATGTCTGGAAAAAAGACGACCCTGCTCCTGTTCCGGTTTGCAATCTGGTGCGTTTAAGCCGTGGTGAGATGATCGGTGTGAAATTCAATAAAGATAAGGATTGGGTCGGCGGCAGTGTGGGGTTGTTTGAGAAGGAAAATCAGACAATTTGA
- a CDS encoding ATP-grasp domain-containing protein produces MADDTKTFICISNYFKGADFMIELKELGNTVFLVTSDKLRDKPWPFEYLDEVFYMDGQDTDWNMEHLLLGVQGLMKSNKIDGIVALDDFDVEKATYLREHLRIQGMGQTTGRYFRDKLAMRMRAKSCGISNPNFCSLFNDHDINTFADTVLPPWVLKPRSEASASGIIKVHDKESLWMHINEMGNNRFKYLVEQFRPGDVYHCDSLIVDGKIVFSITSRYLATPMEISQGGGIFRSANIEYGSEDDKAIKKCNEQVIKGFGLKHGAAHSEYIKCKDDGKIYFLETSSRVGGAHLAEMVAAASGINLWKEWAKIEDALVKEKAYKLPKVRKEYAGIVLTLSKFENPDLSSFSDDEVCFQVPLEYHAGLIVNSDKQQRVLELLDDYADRLVRDFATVAAQAEIKKLH; encoded by the coding sequence ATGGCTGACGATACCAAAACCTTTATCTGCATTTCCAATTATTTCAAAGGTGCCGATTTTATGATCGAGCTTAAGGAACTCGGCAATACCGTTTTTCTTGTTACATCAGACAAGCTCCGGGATAAGCCGTGGCCGTTTGAATACCTCGATGAAGTTTTTTATATGGACGGGCAGGACACCGACTGGAATATGGAGCATTTGCTCCTTGGCGTGCAGGGACTGATGAAAAGCAATAAGATCGATGGCATTGTGGCACTTGATGATTTTGATGTGGAAAAGGCGACCTATCTCCGAGAACACCTGAGGATTCAGGGCATGGGACAAACTACGGGCCGTTATTTCCGTGACAAGCTGGCCATGCGCATGCGTGCCAAAAGCTGTGGCATTTCAAATCCGAATTTTTGTTCCCTTTTTAACGATCATGATATCAATACCTTTGCCGATACGGTTTTGCCGCCTTGGGTTTTGAAACCACGTTCCGAGGCTTCGGCATCAGGGATTATTAAGGTGCATGACAAGGAATCCCTTTGGATGCATATCAATGAAATGGGAAACAACCGCTTCAAATACCTGGTGGAGCAATTCCGTCCCGGCGATGTATATCATTGTGACAGTTTAATTGTCGATGGTAAAATCGTATTCAGCATTACGTCCAGATACCTGGCCACGCCTATGGAAATTTCACAGGGCGGCGGTATTTTCCGGAGTGCGAATATTGAATATGGTTCGGAAGATGACAAAGCAATCAAAAAGTGCAACGAGCAGGTAATTAAAGGTTTTGGCTTAAAACATGGCGCTGCACATTCTGAATATATCAAATGCAAGGATGACGGGAAAATCTACTTCCTCGAAACGTCATCAAGGGTAGGTGGGGCGCACCTTGCGGAAATGGTTGCTGCCGCTTCAGGTATCAATCTTTGGAAAGAATGGGCAAAAATTGAAGACGCTTTGGTAAAGGAGAAAGCATACAAATTGCCGAAAGTGCGTAAGGAATACGCTGGTATCGTACTCACATTATCAAAATTTGAAAACCCGGATTTATCTTCATTTTCCGATGACGAGGTTTGCTTCCAGGTGCCATTGGAGTATCACGCCGGGCTGATTGTAAACTCAGATAAGCAGCAACGCGTATTGGAATTGCTCGATGATTATGCGGACAGGCTCGTTCGCGATTTTGCAACGGTAGCGGCGCAGGCGGAGATTAAGAAACTGCATTGA